A region of the Pseudarthrobacter oxydans genome:
GGTCCTTGCCGGATGCCGGCGCGGGATAAGCGAGTGCAAAGTTGCGCTTCTGCTGCTGGTTCCTCAAGGTGCTGTTTCCTGCGGCATCGAGGGCGAGGACACCGACTCCCACCGCGTCAACCACGGTGTTGACCAGCCGTTCCTTGCGCGCCGAACTTTCCAGCGCCGCCTGCAGCTGGCGCCTCGCCTCCTCCACGGTGTGCTGCTGGTGGTCCCTGCTGGAGCTCAGGGTGTGGACGGCGAAGCCCGTGGCGAACATCAGCACCGGCAACAGCACAACCACGCTGTACGCTTCGCCGGAGACTGAACCCTTGAGCACCAGTGGGACCCAGACCATCAGCAGCGGACCGACGAAACTCATCAACAGGCCGAACCGCGGATACAGCTGCGAGCTTGTCAGCCAGACCACCGGAAGCACGGCCATGGCCCCGAGGGCGGGAATGGTTTCCACGCCTGACTCCCGGATCAGGCCGGCCGGAATGAAGTCCAGGATCGGGACGGCAAGCGAGGCTGCCGGAGGGAACCGCTGCCACGGGATGACCCAAGCCAGGATGAACATCAGGGCATGGAGCATCAGCCCAGCCTCAAAGACCGGATCCCGCAGCAGCGCGGGATGAAAGACCAGCACGATGCCCGCCACCAGGACCATGGTGGCCGTCAAGGGCAGCTGGCTCAGCACCATCCGAGCCCGGGGAGAGAGCTCGTGGAAGAACCGGTGCGCCGGCAACCACGTCAAGCCACTGACGGGCGTTCTTGAGCCGCTCATGCCCGATGCCTTCCCCTCTGCCACGCCGCGGCCGGGAGTCCCGCGACTATAGCTTAGCTTTGATCCACCTATTCGCTCGGGTGGATGCTCTGATTCCGGTTTCGGCTCGTCATGTGGGCAGAAGGCATGCTGGGCCTCGCTGCCCTTGGGTGGCGGAAGCCATTACGGGAGCCACAATTTGCCCTAATATCGCGGCAATGGGCGAGTTGTTTCCTACGGATGGGTTCTACCGGTACCCGTCCACGATTGCAGCGGCGATCTCTTTGTAGGCACGCCGGGTCTCAGGTTTGAGCACATCCAGGGTGACGAGGTCGCCGTCGGCCACGCCGCGGTCGTGCGGGACGGCAATGAGCTCGCGGCAGATCCCGGCGAGGTGTTCCTCGATGGCGTCCTTGTCCACGCGGGAGGAGACTTCGTCCTTGTCCGTGATCACCACGATGGCGTTCCGGGCCAGCTCCTCGTAGCCGTGGCTGGCCAGCCAGTGCAGGGTGCTGCGGGCACGTTTGGCACCGCTCACTGCATAGCCTGCGGCGATCACCAGGTTGTCCGCTGACTGCAGGATCCCGCTCATGGCGTTGTGCGTCACGCCCGTGCCGCAGTCGGTCAGCGCCACGGAGTAGTAGCTGGAAATGAGTTTGCGGATCCGCAGGTACTCAGCCGCCGTGAGTGAATCCGAGACCTCCGGGTCCTGCTCCCCCGCGATCAGGTGCAGCCGGCCGGCGTGGTGCATGTACCGGGCCAGGGCTGTCAGCGAGTCGATGGAGTCGATGTTTTTCAGGAGGTCTGTAATGGTGCGCGGGCTGGACTGCTGGTAAATGCCCTCGCCCAGCGCGCGTTCCACCAGGTCTCCGGAGTCCGGGTTCGCATCGATGGCGCAGGGGGCGTCCCCGCGGTATTCGGCCAGCGTCAGGCCCACGCCCACGGTGGTGGAGGTCTTGCCGATGCCGCCTTTGAGGCTCAGGATCGCGGTGTTGTAGCTGCCCTGCAACTGTCGCGAGATGCGCCGGCCCAGCTCGTCCTCCTGGCGCTGCCTGGCACTGGGGCCCAGGTTCCAGGCGCCGCCGGTCATGCTGTAGATGGCACCCCGGATGCCGCCCACGGGCCGCGGCTTCTGCTCCTTTACGAACAGCCCCGGCGAGCTGATGAAGTCCGGCATAGGGCTCTCAGCAATGCTGTCTGCAACAGTAGGCCGGACGCGGCGGAACGCGGGAGCTTCAGCAGGGACGGCCGACGGCGGTGGGAGGGCTTCCCCAGCAGGCGCACCGGCGACGGAGGAGAGGGTGTCCTGCGCGGCCGTCAGGGCGGCTGCAGGTGGCCGGGTGGGAGGCGGGACAGCAGAGGCTGGCTGCGCGGCATCGGCGGCCGCGGCAGCTTCTGCCCACGAGGTCCGGCGTGTCAGCGGCACTCCGGCTTCAGGCGGGCTGGACGGGGCGGGCGGTACGGCTGGCATGGTTCCTGTCCGGACATCCGCCGGCCCGCCATCGACGCGACGAAGGTCGCGGCGTCGTCGCAGTGGCGGCTGTCCTGCATCTTCTGCATTGGCGCGCGCATTCTGATCCGCCGGATCGGACATGTTTATCCCCCAGGACGTTCGGCAAGAAGTTCAGCAGCACTCTGGTTCAAACCGTAAGTCTACGATGCTTTCGAGTGTCAGCCCGGACTCAGCGATGGGCCAGTGCGGCGGCAACTACGGCTGCGGTCAGTATTAAGAGAACGGCCAGGGCAGCGTAGCCCTGCCATCTGGGACGGTTTTTGTGGGGGTTGATGTCAACGTAGGGCATGGCTAGCGGCGGTTACCTCGCCGCAGCGCGGTGGCGTAGCAGTCCAGCATCATGCAAACCTCCGTCGATGGCAATATTCCCAAGTCAAGCTAGGAAGGACGCTACCCTCGCGTCGGGATAATTGACAAACGTGTCAATTCTGGTTGCTGGGGGGCTGCGCCGTCTGTGGAGGACCGATCGCTTGGCGCAGGTATCACGCGGCGCCGCTGATGCGGGCTTCCTTCCAGCTCTCCCATTCGCCGGGATGGAGGCTGGGACGGCCCAGGAAGTAACCTTGCGCCGATGTCATCCCCAGCCTCGTAACGGTAGCCAGTTCGGCCATGGTCTCAATACCTTCTGCCACGATCTGGGCCCCGATTTCCTGGGCGAATGTAACCATGGCGGCACCGAGCGCCCGCTGGGCATGGTCGCTGTCAAGCCCCGCAACCAGGCTGCGGTCGAGCTTAATAATGTCGGGCCGGAGCCGGAGGATGTGGCGCATTGATGAGAAGCCGGAGCCGGCGTCGTCGACGGCAATCTTCAGGCCCCGGCGCCGCAGGGGGGCCAGCGCGGACAGCAGCGGCGTGTACTCAGCCACTGGCAGTCTTTCTGTCAGTTCCAGAACTATCCGGTGGGCGGCCAGACCGGACCGCTCCAGCAGCATCGGCAGTCGGGGGTCCAGGCAGGTATCGGGTGAGAGGTTCAGCGCCACATAGAGGTGTTCGGGGAGCTTCGCGGTCCTAAACAGGGCAGCCTCCAGGGCCGCAAATTCAAGGTGTCCCCCGAGTCCAACGCTGGCGGCATCGCTGAACCAGTGCTCCGGGCTTCTGCCGTCATCACTGGGGAACCGGGTGAGCGCTTCCACTCCGGTCATGGTTCCGGTGCCAAGTTCGTAAATGGGTTGAAAGGCGGTGAGGATGCTTCCGCCCCGGACGGTGCTCTCGATGCGTTCCCGGACGTGCCCTTCGATGAGCGGTTGCACCGCCTGGGCGGCCAGGGGCCGGCTGGTTCCTTCATAGCGGGGGCGGGCCCCGTTCCTGGTGGGCCGTGCCCTGCCGGATACTTCCATCCACACGGATGTGCCATTGCGGTGGCGGTAGGAAATCCGGACCCCTTTCCAGTCCGTACCATGATCGCCGCGGGCGTCTGCCACGGCCTGCCGCGCCCCGGCGAGTTCGTTCGGTCCAATGACAGTGCTGACCGGCCTGCCGATCAGCTCGCCAGGTTCATACCCGAGGAGTGCGGCGCTGGCCCCGCTTGAGTAGCTGAAATTCTCCTGGCCGTCCACGGCCCACACCCATTCGCTGCTGGTGTCGGAGACGGTCTCCATGAGGTTGGAAACAGCGCTGCTACGGTCGCGTTCCCGGGCCTGGGCACGGACGCCCCGCGCGGCAGTGACCACGGCAACGAGGATCAACCCTCCGGCAACTGCGCAGACCAGAACGGGCCCTGCCTGTGGCTGCGGAAAGCCGTGGGCCAAGGAGTGCCAACCTGCGGCTACGGCCAGGGCAAATGCGGCCTGCACGCTTAGGACGCAGAGCAGCAGGTGGCTGCCGACAAATGACCGCATAGTCGTTTTTCCGTACTTGGCCATGCCCTGTTCCCCCATTGCACCCCGCGTTTGAGTCCGGTCATCCTGACTGGCCGCGGCCAAAGGTAGGCTAACAGGGCCGCACCAGGGTAAGTCCCATCTTTGGACTAATCTGTGGAAATCCTTGAAAAGGTACGCAAAAGCAGGCAAATCAACGTGAATGCACCTACGGTGCCGCGGTGATCATCGGCGAAGGGGTGGCCGCCGTCGCGGTGGCGGAAGGGATCGCCGTCGGGGATGCTGTAGCTGCGGAGGCGGGCGCCACAGCCGGCGACGTCGTCGGGGCGGGTGCAAGTGCCGGTGGCGCCGAGGCGTCGACTCGGGGCGAAGAAGTCACGGCCGCCGGTCCGGCTTCCGCGGGACCGTGGCCGTGGCCAGCCGATTCATGCCTACGGCTCTGTTCAACGGAGACTACCCATGCCGGCGCAGGTTTCGTTCCGTCGGCGCTCCGGTAGTCGGCCATCGTGATATCGGCCTTGGGATCGGGAGAATGCAGCGGCACCAGTGTCCATTTAGCAGGGTCGGTGTGGCTGCCGTTCAAGACCGTTTCGAAATGGAGATGGCATCCCGTTGAGGCGCCGGTTGTGCCGACCTTGGCGATAACGTCGCCGGCCTGGACGGACTGGCCCGTCCGGACAGCTATGCCTTCGAGGTGGTTGTAGGTGGTGATCAGCCCGTTGCCATGGTCCACTTCAACCCGGTTGCCGCCGCCCCACTGGTGCCAACCCACTGCCCGTACGACGCCGGCATCCGCCGAGTGGACGCGCGTGCCGCAGGATGCGGAGAAATCGAGGCCCCAGTGGAATTCCCCCGCTCTTCCGGTGATCGGACTCGTCCGGAGTCCATAGGGCGAACTGGGGAGAAGTGCCTCCAGCGGTGCCATCAGGGTTCCGGCCGCTGGGCGCTGCGAGGCGGTTGAGGCGGCACTGAGTTTCCCGGTCTCCTTCTTCGCCTCGGTATGGACGATGGAGCGGCTGTAGGTCAGCGAAGCATCGGCCCGGGCCGAGACAGCGTGCAAGGTTGAGCCGGCTGCCTGCGCAAGCGCCGTCTCCGCTGCGAAGCCGTGGCCGGCTGTGGCTGCAAAACCGACGGAAGTGTGCCCTGGCGCATATTGAGCAGCAGGAACCGAGCCGTTTGCCTGAAGTCCCATAGCGAGCAGGGCCAGCACGCCTGTACCTCCGCTGATCGTCAGCCGGCAGGCATGCCGCCGGTGCTGCCGGCTGCGGCGGGCAGCAGCCCGCGCTAGATGTTTTGCCAATATGGATGTCCCCCGTGAAGAGCCGCCTGTTGATGTGATTGGCGGGCGTTGTAACTATGGGAACACGGAGGACAAAGCGATTCGAGGCGTAAAGCCGCATATGTGAATAAGCTATGCAAACCCTCAGGCAGGCCTTGCCAAACTGGGCCGGTCTTCACAGAAAGCTGAGTAATAGCCGCGCCGCGCAGCGGCCAGGACGACTGCCTATCATGTCCAAGACCGGGGACTGAAATCTAATCCAGGGGAATGGTGACGGCGACCTTGGTTCCCCTGCCCGGAGCAGAGTCAACGCTCACGAAGCCGTGGGCTTCGTTGACGGCCATCGTCATCAAGCACACCCCGTATCGGTGGTTCCGGGAGGCTTCGGCCTGGCTTTCCGGGCTGAAGCCAATGCCGTCGTCAGAGATGGTCAGGCGGATGCCGTGGTAGACGGCCTCGAGCCGGACGGTCATTTCGGTTGCATTGGAGTGCCTGAACGCATTGGTGAGGATTTCCTGCCCGGCGCGGTAGAGCAGGATAGCGCAGGCCGCCGAAATCTCGAGGCCGTGGTGCGGAGTTTCCAGATGCACACGAACGCCCTGCTGCCGCAGCGGCATGGCCAGCCCGTAGATGCATCCCGCGAGACCCCAGGTGCGGAATTCATGCATGAGGTCGTCGGTGACGGTGCCGCCGGCGCTGTCCTTTTCCAGTACTGATGCCTGGCTCATGATTTCCCTGCTCCCTCGCATGCCTGCTCGTTTTAGTTTGCATTCCGGTCCGGCCGGACCCTCCATACAGGTAAGGATGCACCCCGGGACTCAAGGATTCCGGCAGTTAACCCCAGCCCGAGCAGAGGAATCCGGCAGTCTTTTGCAAGGTACGAGTGGGTTTCCCCCGCACCTTATGATGGGCGCCCCAAACTTTTGGACACGCCCCGCAGCGCATGTGGCTAAGCGCTCCGCTCCGGATTGGCGGCGTCCGCGAAGAAGGTCTCATCCCCTGCCGGAGCAGGGTCGACGGCGGGAGACCGGCCTCCCCCCGTGCGGTAGCGGTAGGTGGTGCTTTCGTCCTGCACAATGAAGGTTTCCACGCCGCTGCGGTTCCAGTGCAGGACCAGGAGTCCGTAGCGTTCGGCCAGCTTTGCGAGCGTTGCGAAACCGGTCACGTCGATGACCGGCCGCCCCTGGGGCGCAGTCATCGGATGCACACGGACCAGGAGTGATGAGTAACGGCGCCGAATGCCCGCGGCTTCATCCAGCGGCGCAGTGCGGCGTGCCAGTGCCAACAGCACAGCCCCGGCCACGATGACCGCGAACAGCAGCAGGGCGGACACGACGCGGGCGGTGGCAGCGGTGATGTTCCAGCCATTGAATCCAATGGTCCTGGGCGCCAGGACGGTCTGCTGGCTGGTGGCGCTGTCCGTGACGGTGAGGGCCTGCTCGCCGCCAACAAGGGAGAGCTGGAGCGGCGTCAGGGTCAGCGGAAGGTTGGGCTTGAACTCTGCGCCCGATTCCGTGGTCACCCGCGGCGTGAGGGCGATTGATACAGGGGCGGCGCTCACCCCGGTGACCGCCGCGGCCGCCTCGGCTTTGTCTTCGAGGGCGTTGAGGTCCAGGGTGACCGTGCCTTCATAGGTGTTGCCGGTGAATGACTCCGGGCCGGACAGCGGCACCGTTGAGTGCCAGCCGCTGGGGCTGGTCAGTTCCGCAGTAACGGCCACGGTTCCAGGGTCGCCCTTGTAGGCGAAGCTGACATCAACCCGGTTGGCGAGTTTGCGGAAGATCGGGTCCGGGGAGGTGGCGGTGGTGTCGTCGTAGGCGGCGGTCCGGCCGACGTCGGCGGTGTAGGCGAACGTCATGCTGGTGCCGCTCTTGATCTCGGCGGACGAGGGCACGTCGAGGGGTCCGGCCCAGGCTGCGGCACCCAGCGCCGCGCCCATGATCCCGAGGAGGCCCACAACGGCTGCGGGGATCCGCAGTGATGGGGGAAGGCTGCCGGCCGAAAGGCCTGCTGCCGAGTGGCGTGTGGCGGGGCGGTCGCTGATGTGGCGGGACACGGTGCTTCTCCTCTTTCTGCGTAACTTCCGGGTGGTGGCGGCCGTGCCGCCTCCGGCGACCAAGGCGAAGGCGATGGTTCCGAGAACTGGGGGGCTGGTCAGAATCCTCAGCCAGGTCCCGGCCTGAGGAATGTGGAGGACAGCGCGACCCACGAGGTCTGCGGCACCTGGTTGCGTGGGGTCGACAGATGCGTTGTTGTCGCCTTGAAGGACGAAATGCTGGGGATCCCCGCCGATGATTCTGTGGAGAGCCACGTCGTAACCGTTGGTGAGCTTGTATGCGGCGATGTCGCCCTTGGAGTATGACTGGGCTTTGGCGATGACGACGAGGTCGCCTTCATGGTAAACGGGCTGCATGCTGACGCCCTCGGTGACCACAACCGCCAACTGGCCGGC
Encoded here:
- a CDS encoding EAL domain-containing protein, with product MRSFVGSHLLLCVLSVQAAFALAVAAGWHSLAHGFPQPQAGPVLVCAVAGGLILVAVVTAARGVRAQARERDRSSAVSNLMETVSDTSSEWVWAVDGQENFSYSSGASAALLGYEPGELIGRPVSTVIGPNELAGARQAVADARGDHGTDWKGVRISYRHRNGTSVWMEVSGRARPTRNGARPRYEGTSRPLAAQAVQPLIEGHVRERIESTVRGGSILTAFQPIYELGTGTMTGVEALTRFPSDDGRSPEHWFSDAASVGLGGHLEFAALEAALFRTAKLPEHLYVALNLSPDTCLDPRLPMLLERSGLAAHRIVLELTERLPVAEYTPLLSALAPLRRRGLKIAVDDAGSGFSSMRHILRLRPDIIKLDRSLVAGLDSDHAQRALGAAMVTFAQEIGAQIVAEGIETMAELATVTRLGMTSAQGYFLGRPSLHPGEWESWKEARISGAA
- a CDS encoding signal peptidase I: MTNRLARTLSAVLLTLVAGLLGLAALSFGAGQLAVVVTEGVSMQPVYHEGDLVVIAKAQSYSKGDIAAYKLTNGYDVALHRIIGGDPQHFVLQGDNNASVDPTQPGAADLVGRAVLHIPQAGTWLRILTSPPVLGTIAFALVAGGGTAATTRKLRRKRRSTVSRHISDRPATRHSAAGLSAGSLPPSLRIPAAVVGLLGIMGAALGAAAWAGPLDVPSSAEIKSGTSMTFAYTADVGRTAAYDDTTATSPDPIFRKLANRVDVSFAYKGDPGTVAVTAELTSPSGWHSTVPLSGPESFTGNTYEGTVTLDLNALEDKAEAAAAVTGVSAAPVSIALTPRVTTESGAEFKPNLPLTLTPLQLSLVGGEQALTVTDSATSQQTVLAPRTIGFNGWNITAATARVVSALLLFAVIVAGAVLLALARRTAPLDEAAGIRRRYSSLLVRVHPMTAPQGRPVIDVTGFATLAKLAERYGLLVLHWNRSGVETFIVQDESTTYRYRTGGGRSPAVDPAPAGDETFFADAANPERSA
- a CDS encoding MinD/ParA family protein, producing MSDPADQNARANAEDAGQPPLRRRRDLRRVDGGPADVRTGTMPAVPPAPSSPPEAGVPLTRRTSWAEAAAAADAAQPASAVPPPTRPPAAALTAAQDTLSSVAGAPAGEALPPPSAVPAEAPAFRRVRPTVADSIAESPMPDFISSPGLFVKEQKPRPVGGIRGAIYSMTGGAWNLGPSARQRQEDELGRRISRQLQGSYNTAILSLKGGIGKTSTTVGVGLTLAEYRGDAPCAIDANPDSGDLVERALGEGIYQQSSPRTITDLLKNIDSIDSLTALARYMHHAGRLHLIAGEQDPEVSDSLTAAEYLRIRKLISSYYSVALTDCGTGVTHNAMSGILQSADNLVIAAGYAVSGAKRARSTLHWLASHGYEELARNAIVVITDKDEVSSRVDKDAIEEHLAGICRELIAVPHDRGVADGDLVTLDVLKPETRRAYKEIAAAIVDGYR
- a CDS encoding M23 family metallopeptidase, whose product is MAKHLARAAARRSRQHRRHACRLTISGGTGVLALLAMGLQANGSVPAAQYAPGHTSVGFAATAGHGFAAETALAQAAGSTLHAVSARADASLTYSRSIVHTEAKKETGKLSAASTASQRPAAGTLMAPLEALLPSSPYGLRTSPITGRAGEFHWGLDFSASCGTRVHSADAGVVRAVGWHQWGGGNRVEVDHGNGLITTYNHLEGIAVRTGQSVQAGDVIAKVGTTGASTGCHLHFETVLNGSHTDPAKWTLVPLHSPDPKADITMADYRSADGTKPAPAWVVSVEQSRRHESAGHGHGPAEAGPAAVTSSPRVDASAPPALAPAPTTSPAVAPASAATASPTAIPSATATAATPSPMITAAP
- a CDS encoding ATP-binding protein, yielding MSQASVLEKDSAGGTVTDDLMHEFRTWGLAGCIYGLAMPLRQQGVRVHLETPHHGLEISAACAILLYRAGQEILTNAFRHSNATEMTVRLEAVYHGIRLTISDDGIGFSPESQAEASRNHRYGVCLMTMAVNEAHGFVSVDSAPGRGTKVAVTIPLD